Proteins encoded within one genomic window of Alcanivorax sp. REN37:
- a CDS encoding AEC family transporter, giving the protein MDALWLVIICLGAGMLTARVAHPEGLAASLNWWVLHIALPAMVLVQVVKLEWSADLLFPGAAMWLVFIGAWVLIELLGRLRGWSRSQVGALVLTAGLGNTSFVGYPLIEALRGHDALGIAVIADQLGSFLALSTAGVFVAARYAGQSMPISALFLRVLKFPAFLALMLALVIRAVGGLPEWSDQVLSRLGGTLTPLALFSVGMQLRFSRPGHDAEPLFWGLLWKLLLAPLAVWALVVAWGVPALIGEVSVLQAAMAPMITAGILAQQHGLAPSLSNRMVGLGILLSLVTVSAASFLI; this is encoded by the coding sequence GTGGACGCTCTTTGGCTGGTCATCATCTGTTTGGGAGCGGGCATGCTCACTGCCCGTGTCGCCCACCCCGAAGGCTTGGCGGCTTCGCTGAATTGGTGGGTGCTGCACATCGCGCTGCCGGCGATGGTGTTGGTACAGGTGGTGAAGCTGGAGTGGTCGGCAGACCTGCTGTTCCCCGGTGCGGCCATGTGGCTGGTGTTCATTGGCGCTTGGGTGCTGATTGAGCTGCTCGGCCGGCTGCGTGGCTGGAGCCGCAGCCAAGTCGGCGCGCTGGTGCTCACCGCCGGTCTCGGTAATACCTCGTTTGTCGGCTATCCGCTGATCGAAGCGCTGCGCGGCCACGACGCGCTCGGCATTGCGGTGATCGCCGATCAGCTTGGTTCGTTCCTGGCGCTGTCTACCGCCGGGGTATTCGTGGCGGCCCGCTATGCCGGTCAATCAATGCCGATCAGTGCACTGTTCCTGCGGGTGCTCAAATTCCCGGCGTTCTTGGCACTGATGCTGGCGCTGGTGATTCGCGCGGTGGGCGGGTTGCCGGAGTGGAGCGATCAGGTGCTCTCTCGGCTCGGCGGTACTTTGACGCCGCTGGCACTGTTCTCGGTGGGTATGCAGCTACGCTTCAGCCGGCCTGGGCATGATGCGGAGCCGCTGTTCTGGGGGCTGCTGTGGAAACTGCTGCTGGCCCCATTGGCAGTGTGGGCACTGGTGGTGGCCTGGGGCGTACCGGCGCTGATCGGTGAGGTGAGTGTATTGCAGGCGGCGATGGCGCCGATGATCACCGCGGGCATCTTGGCCCAGCAACACGGCCTGGCGCCGTCGCTGTCCAACCGCATGGTTGGGCTCGGCATCTTGCTGTCGCTGGTGACCGTGTCAGCGGCCAGTTTCCTGATCTGA
- a CDS encoding CehA/McbA family metallohydrolase has protein sequence MMRHSVLVVGGMAALTLTACGGGSNNGGSGPTPTAPIAAEISVVGLGRVATLDRSLVCAHGDCGSTLPAPQTVAAEAGDGQRFSHWSDADCGSELTCTLGDQALTAVFEPLPAQVPSGQWLGGDLHVHTDHSSDGSMPRQTFGDAMPGNVSVADQIGQALKSGLDFLSLTDHRTHDQHYDPLWESPALLLIRGEEANGKPHSTVHGAVDMLTQPAVQPGRDERARLQQSIWDAHSQNAIWVSAHPEKDLMHDNGELRDLADAVGVDLVETWNNAKKPDQAIDYAENRWNAGYRFSVAGASDNHFRELWLTHGPGSPTTRVHADAANQQGLLHAMQRGHTHIGHNASGPFVTLDADFGDGYTVQAGDEAVLPAGTRGTLRLRLEGAKGQRVLVYRSPGRSAGAVTTLRPSKDYEVHHIEVESSDAPQWYRVEVRSPLNQLRGLSAPLFVGPAPVQPQTPWLPATSDAADGANWVLGADGAFTGFPDAAASDGILHVVAEQHHADGTRVLYQRRDTHGSWQPQPLAVSGTDRQPRFARIAARGQQVAVVWQEITEARPLRSVIRLRQSDDGGRSWGAAETVHSVAGRAEHPVVALHPQGQVLLAWQQIQAGDAFDIWFLDRQQGQAENLSAEGKITRPAERLDSRSSRYPASLWPTLAVSENGDVAVGWQDNRTDPDPLWTGTAGVGEGTNPDNWQIQLRRRTTEGDWQPILSVGADDAADQHPSLAYSGAGDLLLAWNHKPLKSSGASFRVATARIQGDAIQLLPPLDDHPAPQQRPRLGAAEDGSPQLVWYHGGADDWRWKLASSRWQDGEWSAARWHDGPGNNSWPVVAGNDTVFVSSRDARRLQRDPTHQIMVMPLTGEPH, from the coding sequence ATGATGCGACACAGTGTGCTGGTCGTGGGTGGCATGGCCGCTTTGACCCTGACTGCCTGCGGCGGCGGCAGTAACAATGGCGGGTCCGGCCCGACTCCCACGGCACCGATCGCGGCCGAGATCAGTGTGGTGGGGCTGGGCCGGGTGGCCACATTGGACCGCTCGCTGGTCTGCGCCCATGGCGACTGCGGCAGCACCCTGCCGGCACCACAGACGGTCGCCGCTGAGGCGGGTGACGGACAGCGATTCAGTCATTGGTCAGACGCTGATTGTGGCAGCGAGCTGACCTGCACCTTGGGCGACCAAGCACTGACGGCGGTGTTTGAACCGCTGCCGGCCCAGGTACCCAGCGGACAATGGCTGGGCGGTGATCTGCATGTGCATACCGACCACTCTTCCGACGGCAGCATGCCGCGCCAAACCTTTGGTGATGCCATGCCCGGCAACGTGTCGGTGGCGGACCAGATCGGCCAGGCGCTCAAGTCCGGCCTCGATTTCCTGTCGCTCACCGATCACCGCACCCATGACCAGCACTACGACCCGCTGTGGGAATCCCCGGCGCTGCTGCTGATCCGCGGCGAGGAAGCCAACGGCAAGCCCCACTCCACCGTGCACGGCGCGGTGGACATGCTGACCCAACCAGCGGTGCAGCCGGGGCGCGATGAGCGGGCGCGGCTTCAACAATCAATCTGGGATGCGCACAGCCAGAACGCGATCTGGGTCTCGGCGCATCCGGAAAAAGATCTGATGCATGACAATGGCGAACTGCGCGACCTGGCCGATGCGGTAGGCGTGGATCTGGTGGAAACCTGGAACAACGCCAAAAAGCCGGATCAAGCGATTGATTACGCCGAGAACCGCTGGAATGCCGGCTACCGGTTCTCGGTGGCGGGCGCCAGTGACAACCATTTCCGTGAGCTATGGCTGACCCACGGACCCGGCTCACCGACCACCCGTGTACATGCCGACGCCGCCAACCAGCAGGGTTTGCTCCACGCCATGCAGCGTGGCCATACCCACATCGGCCATAACGCCAGCGGTCCGTTCGTCACGCTGGATGCGGATTTTGGTGACGGCTATACGGTACAGGCCGGCGACGAAGCGGTGCTGCCCGCCGGCACCCGCGGCACGTTGCGGCTACGGCTGGAAGGCGCCAAAGGCCAGCGGGTGCTGGTTTACCGCAGTCCCGGCCGCAGTGCCGGCGCGGTCACCACCCTGCGCCCCAGCAAGGATTACGAGGTGCACCATATCGAGGTGGAAAGCAGTGACGCACCGCAATGGTACCGGGTGGAAGTGCGCAGCCCGCTGAACCAGCTGCGCGGCCTCAGCGCGCCCTTGTTTGTCGGCCCGGCCCCGGTGCAACCGCAAACGCCGTGGCTGCCCGCCACCAGTGATGCCGCCGACGGCGCCAATTGGGTGCTAGGCGCGGACGGCGCTTTCACCGGCTTTCCCGACGCCGCCGCTAGCGACGGCATCTTGCACGTGGTGGCCGAGCAGCACCACGCTGACGGCACCCGCGTGCTTTACCAACGCCGCGATACGCATGGCAGTTGGCAACCGCAGCCACTGGCAGTTTCCGGCACTGATCGGCAGCCACGCTTTGCCCGTATTGCCGCCCGCGGCCAGCAGGTGGCCGTGGTGTGGCAGGAAATCACCGAAGCGCGTCCGCTGCGGTCAGTGATCCGGTTACGTCAATCCGACGACGGTGGCCGCAGTTGGGGCGCAGCAGAAACTGTGCACAGCGTCGCCGGCCGCGCCGAGCACCCGGTGGTGGCGCTGCACCCGCAGGGCCAGGTGCTGCTGGCTTGGCAGCAGATTCAAGCCGGTGACGCCTTTGATATTTGGTTCCTCGATCGCCAACAAGGACAGGCGGAGAACCTCAGCGCCGAAGGCAAGATCACCCGCCCGGCGGAGCGCCTCGATAGCCGTTCGTCCCGTTACCCGGCGTCGCTCTGGCCGACCTTGGCGGTGAGCGAGAACGGCGACGTGGCAGTTGGCTGGCAGGACAACCGCACTGATCCTGATCCGTTGTGGACCGGTACCGCTGGCGTCGGCGAAGGCACCAACCCCGACAACTGGCAGATCCAGCTGCGCCGCCGCACTACCGAGGGCGACTGGCAGCCGATACTGTCCGTGGGCGCCGACGATGCCGCCGACCAGCATCCGAGTCTCGCCTACAGCGGCGCGGGCGACCTGCTATTGGCCTGGAACCACAAACCGCTGAAGAGCTCCGGCGCCAGCTTCCGGGTGGCCACCGCCCGCATTCAAGGCGATGCCATTCAGCTGCTGCCGCCATTGGACGATCACCCTGCCCCGCAGCAGCGTCCGCGCCTGGGCGCTGCCGAGGACGGCAGCCCGCAGCTCGTTTGGTATCACGGCGGTGCCGACGATTGGCGTTGGAAGTTGGCCAGCAGCCGCTGGCAGGATGGGGAGTGGAGCGCCGCACGCTGGCATGATGGGCCCGGCAACAACAGCTGGCCGGTGGTGGCCGGCAACGACACTGTGTTCGTATCCAGCCGTGATGCGCGCCGTCTGCAACGCGACCCCACTCACCAGATCATGGTGATGCCACTGACCGGCGAACCGCACTGA
- a CDS encoding CinA family protein codes for MEQARQVGIALAARGWMMTTAESCTGGGIAAAITDIPGSSAWFDRGFVTYSNDAKQALLGVAATTLATHGAVSEAVVLEMAEGARKASGAQCAVSVSGIAGPDGGSAGKPVGTVWLAWAFEGRPSEAQRFRFAGDRAAVRAAAVQAALAGVLARLSTA; via the coding sequence ATGGAACAGGCACGGCAGGTCGGCATAGCGCTGGCGGCGCGCGGCTGGATGATGACCACTGCGGAATCTTGTACCGGCGGCGGTATTGCGGCTGCGATCACCGACATCCCCGGCAGTTCCGCGTGGTTCGACCGCGGCTTCGTCACCTATTCCAATGACGCCAAGCAGGCGTTGCTGGGGGTGGCCGCGACGACATTGGCGACCCATGGTGCGGTGAGCGAAGCGGTGGTGCTTGAAATGGCCGAAGGTGCCCGCAAAGCCAGCGGTGCACAGTGTGCGGTGTCGGTGTCCGGCATCGCCGGGCCTGATGGCGGCAGTGCAGGCAAACCGGTCGGCACCGTCTGGCTGGCGTGGGCCTTCGAGGGACGCCCCAGCGAAGCACAGCGCTTCCGTTTCGCCGGCGATCGGGCGGCCGTGCGGGCCGCCGCGGTGCAAGCTGCGCTGGCGGGTGTGTTGGCTCGCCTGAGCACTGCGTGA
- the recA gene encoding recombinase RecA: MDDNKSKALKAALAQIERQFGKGSVMRMGDHKREPIPAISTGSLGLDVALGIGGLPKGRIVEIYGPESSGKTTLTLSVIAQAQKHGANCAFVDAEHALDPDYAEKLGVNVDDLIVSQPDTGEQALEITDMLVRSGAVDVVIVDSVAALVPKAEIEGEMGDHHVGVQARLMSQALRKITGSVKNANCLVIFINQIRMKIGVMFGNPETTTGGNALKFYSSVRLDIRRIGSVKQGDEITGSETRVKVVKNKVAPPFRQAEFQILYGTGINNLGEVLDMGVQLGLIDKAGAWYSYQGDKIGQGKQNACDYLSQNPDIAGTLEKQIRAQLLTPVAPAGAAGEVDLEAQEED, translated from the coding sequence ATGGACGACAACAAAAGCAAGGCCCTGAAGGCTGCGCTGGCGCAGATCGAGCGGCAATTCGGCAAGGGCTCGGTCATGCGCATGGGCGATCACAAGCGTGAGCCCATTCCTGCCATTTCCACCGGCTCGCTCGGGCTGGATGTAGCCCTCGGTATCGGCGGTCTGCCCAAGGGGCGGATCGTGGAAATCTACGGTCCGGAATCCTCCGGTAAAACCACGCTGACGCTGTCCGTTATCGCACAAGCGCAGAAGCACGGTGCCAACTGTGCTTTCGTTGATGCCGAGCACGCTCTGGACCCCGACTACGCCGAGAAACTGGGCGTCAATGTTGATGACCTGATCGTGTCGCAGCCGGACACCGGCGAACAGGCGCTTGAAATCACCGACATGCTGGTGCGCTCCGGTGCGGTGGACGTGGTCATTGTCGACTCGGTGGCGGCCTTGGTGCCGAAGGCTGAAATCGAAGGCGAGATGGGGGACCACCACGTCGGCGTGCAGGCCCGTCTGATGAGCCAGGCGCTGCGTAAGATCACCGGCTCGGTGAAGAATGCCAACTGTCTGGTGATCTTCATCAACCAGATCCGCATGAAGATCGGTGTGATGTTCGGCAACCCGGAAACCACCACCGGCGGTAACGCGCTCAAGTTCTACTCCTCGGTGCGGCTCGATATCCGCCGCATCGGCTCGGTAAAGCAGGGCGATGAGATCACCGGCAGCGAAACCCGCGTTAAAGTGGTGAAGAACAAGGTGGCGCCGCCGTTCCGTCAAGCGGAATTCCAGATCCTATACGGCACCGGCATCAACAATCTCGGTGAGGTGCTGGACATGGGCGTGCAGCTTGGCCTGATCGACAAGGCCGGCGCTTGGTACTCCTACCAAGGCGACAAGATCGGGCAGGGTAAACAGAACGCCTGTGACTACCTGAGCCAAAACCCGGACATTGCCGGCACCCTCGAGAAGCAGATCCGCGCCCAGTTGCTGACTCCGGTGGCGCCGGCCGGTGCCGCAGGTGAGGTGGATCTTGAGGCCCAAGAAGAAGATTGA
- a CDS encoding regulatory protein RecX, protein MRPKKKIELEPAERPAELKRSALAMLARRDYARRDLHDRLAQRYGAGDDLDQLLDWLEAQRFIDDARYAGMFLRSRLERGHGPMRVRQSMQQEGLSAELIETALAEADVDWFEQARQCSRRRFSGPAPADPRERAKRLRFLQYRGFTADQCFHALDAGSDDD, encoded by the coding sequence TTGAGGCCCAAGAAGAAGATTGAGCTGGAGCCGGCCGAGCGTCCGGCGGAGCTGAAGCGCAGCGCTCTGGCCATGCTGGCACGGCGGGATTATGCCCGCCGTGACCTACATGACCGCTTGGCGCAGCGCTACGGTGCCGGTGACGACCTCGACCAGCTGCTCGATTGGCTCGAAGCCCAGCGCTTTATTGACGATGCCCGCTATGCGGGCATGTTTTTGCGCAGCCGGCTGGAGCGTGGCCATGGGCCGATGCGGGTGCGTCAGTCGATGCAGCAGGAAGGGCTGTCCGCAGAGCTGATTGAGACGGCGTTGGCTGAGGCTGACGTGGATTGGTTCGAGCAAGCGCGTCAATGCAGTCGCCGCCGCTTCAGCGGCCCGGCACCAGCCGATCCCCGCGAGCGCGCCAAACGGTTGCGCTTCCTGCAGTACCGCGGCTTCACAGCCGATCAGTGCTTCCACGCGCTGGATGCCGGCAGCGACGACGACTAA
- the alaS gene encoding alanine--tRNA ligase, producing the protein MKSAEIRQAFLDYFARQGHAVVPSSSLVPENDPTLLFTNAGMNQFKDLFLGRESRAYTRATSSQRCVRAGGKHNDLENVGYTARHHTFFEMLGNFSFGDYFKREAIRFAWEFLTVEMKLPPEKLWVTVHISDDEAADIWINEMGIDPARFSRLDEDNFWQMGDTGPCGPCSELFYDHGEHVPGGPPGSPGDDLDRYIEIWNLVFMQYDRQPDGTLVPLPKPSVDTGMGLERISAVMQGVHSNYEIDLFQALLRAAAAATGTTDLEAKSLRVIADHIRSASFLIADGVIPSNEGRGYVLRRIIRRALRHGHMLGCEQPFFHKLVAPLAEQMGDAYPELLSQQARIEKALRAEEEQFGRTLAQGMRVLEQAMGQLSGTELPGNLVFTLYDTHGFPPDLTADVARERGLTVDMDGFETAMAAQRERARGADAFANDYSDRLNIDAATDFSGYQLLDDQGEIVALYRDGEAVDSLAVGEDGLVVLNRTPFYAESGGQVGDTGVLLSNAGRFEVSDTRKRQQAHVHHGRVSEGTLRVGERVGAAVDTARRNAIMRHHSATHLMHAALRQVLGEHVSQKGSLVGPDYLRFDFSHGEAVTAEQIAEIEALVNAEVLANQPVSTELMDIDSARAAGAMALFGEKYDDQVRVLTMGADGFSKELCGGTHVARTGDIGLFKITSEGASAAGVRRIEAVTGAQALAFVSGLQGALGRVAGALKVSAEQAPARVEQVVARVRELEKDIDRLKQKLASGSGGDLSSQVKQHDGVNYLAAALDGADAKTLRTAVDGLKDRLGSAVVILAAVDGDKVALVAGTTADLSARFPAGELVRHVATQLGGKGGGRADMAQGGGTDVAGLPAALASVDGWIAER; encoded by the coding sequence ATGAAGAGCGCCGAAATTCGCCAGGCTTTCCTTGATTATTTTGCCCGTCAGGGACACGCCGTTGTGCCGTCCAGTTCTCTGGTGCCCGAGAACGATCCCACCCTGCTGTTCACCAACGCAGGCATGAACCAGTTCAAGGATCTGTTCCTCGGCCGTGAGTCCCGAGCCTACACCCGCGCCACCAGCAGCCAGCGCTGCGTGCGTGCCGGCGGCAAACACAACGATCTGGAGAACGTCGGTTACACCGCCCGTCACCACACCTTCTTCGAGATGCTGGGCAACTTCAGCTTCGGTGATTACTTCAAGCGTGAAGCAATCCGCTTTGCGTGGGAATTCCTCACCGTTGAGATGAAGCTGCCGCCGGAAAAACTGTGGGTGACCGTGCATATCTCCGACGATGAAGCGGCGGACATCTGGATCAACGAAATGGGCATTGATCCGGCGCGTTTCTCGCGGCTGGATGAAGACAACTTCTGGCAAATGGGCGATACCGGGCCCTGTGGCCCATGCAGCGAACTGTTCTATGACCATGGCGAGCACGTGCCCGGTGGCCCGCCCGGTTCTCCTGGTGATGATCTCGATCGCTATATCGAAATCTGGAACCTGGTGTTCATGCAGTATGACCGCCAGCCGGACGGCACCCTGGTGCCGCTGCCGAAGCCGTCGGTGGATACCGGCATGGGGCTGGAGCGAATCTCTGCGGTGATGCAGGGCGTCCATTCCAACTACGAAATTGATCTGTTCCAGGCGCTGCTGAGGGCCGCTGCGGCGGCCACCGGTACCACTGATCTGGAGGCGAAATCGCTGCGGGTGATTGCCGACCACATCCGTTCGGCCAGCTTCCTGATTGCCGATGGCGTGATCCCGTCCAATGAGGGGCGTGGCTATGTGCTGCGCCGTATCATCCGCCGGGCGCTGCGCCACGGACACATGCTCGGCTGCGAGCAGCCGTTTTTCCACAAGCTGGTAGCCCCGCTGGCGGAGCAGATGGGTGATGCGTACCCCGAGCTGCTTAGTCAGCAGGCACGCATCGAAAAAGCGCTGCGGGCGGAAGAAGAGCAATTTGGCCGTACCTTGGCACAGGGTATGCGGGTGCTGGAGCAGGCCATGGGCCAGCTGTCCGGCACCGAACTGCCCGGCAACCTGGTGTTCACCCTCTATGACACCCATGGTTTCCCGCCGGACCTGACCGCCGACGTGGCCCGCGAGCGCGGCCTGACGGTGGACATGGACGGTTTCGAAACGGCGATGGCGGCCCAGCGCGAGCGCGCCCGTGGCGCCGATGCCTTCGCCAACGATTACAGCGACCGCCTCAACATTGATGCCGCCACTGACTTCTCCGGTTACCAGTTGCTCGATGACCAAGGCGAGATCGTGGCGTTGTACCGTGACGGTGAAGCGGTGGACAGCTTGGCGGTCGGTGAGGACGGTCTGGTGGTGCTCAACCGCACTCCGTTCTATGCCGAATCCGGTGGCCAGGTGGGCGATACCGGTGTGTTGCTCAGCAATGCCGGTCGCTTCGAGGTCAGTGATACCCGCAAGCGTCAGCAAGCCCACGTCCACCACGGCCGCGTCAGCGAAGGCACGCTGCGGGTCGGCGAGCGGGTGGGTGCGGCGGTGGACACCGCACGCCGCAACGCCATTATGCGTCACCACTCTGCCACCCACTTGATGCACGCTGCGCTGCGGCAGGTACTGGGTGAGCACGTTAGCCAGAAAGGTTCACTGGTGGGGCCGGACTATCTGCGCTTCGACTTCTCCCACGGCGAAGCGGTGACCGCTGAGCAGATCGCCGAGATCGAGGCGTTGGTGAATGCTGAAGTGCTGGCCAACCAGCCGGTCAGCACCGAGCTGATGGACATCGACAGCGCCCGCGCCGCCGGCGCCATGGCACTGTTCGGCGAGAAGTACGACGACCAGGTGCGGGTACTGACCATGGGCGCGGACGGTTTCTCGAAAGAGCTGTGTGGCGGCACCCACGTGGCCCGCACCGGCGATATCGGTTTGTTCAAGATCACCTCCGAAGGCGCCTCCGCCGCCGGGGTGCGCCGCATCGAGGCGGTTACCGGTGCTCAGGCATTGGCTTTTGTGTCCGGCTTGCAGGGGGCGCTCGGTCGCGTAGCGGGGGCGCTCAAGGTTTCCGCCGAGCAGGCACCGGCCCGTGTCGAACAAGTGGTGGCGCGGGTACGTGAACTGGAAAAGGACATTGACCGGCTCAAGCAGAAGCTGGCATCTGGCTCCGGCGGCGATTTGTCCAGCCAAGTGAAGCAACATGACGGCGTCAATTATCTGGCCGCCGCACTCGATGGTGCTGATGCCAAGACCTTGCGCACCGCGGTGGATGGCCTCAAAGATCGACTCGGCTCTGCGGTGGTAATCCTCGCTGCCGTGGATGGCGACAAAGTGGCGTTGGTGGCCGGTACCACGGCTGATTTGAGCGCGCGTTTCCCGGCCGGCGAGCTGGTGCGCCATGTGGCGACTCAACTGGGCGGCAAAGGTGGCGGCCGCGCTGACATGGCGCAGGGCGGCGGTACCGATGTGGCCGGTTTGCCGGCCGCGCTGGCAAGTGTTGACGGCTGGATCGCCGAGCGCTGA
- a CDS encoding aspartate kinase, with protein sequence MALIVQKYGGTSVGSVERIQAVAEKVARFQAEGNQVVVVVSAMSGETNRLIALAKEIADEPSPREMDVLLSTGEQCTIALLCMALENMGVPARSYTGGQVRILTDHSHMKARIEAIDDARVRADLDAGRIVVVAGFQGVDHDGSITTLGRGGSDTTAVALAAALKADECQIYTDVDGVYTTDPRVVPRAQRLEKVTFEEMLELASLGSKVLQIRAVEFAGKYSVPLRVLHSFKDGPGTLITVDDEVDMEQPVISGIAFSRDEAKIIVRGAPDTPGIAYKILGPVGAANIEVDMIVQNVGKDGAADFTFTVNRNDVKRARQALEAESANLGNPELIADDKIAKISLVGVGMRSHAGVASKMFGALAEEGINIEMISTSEIKISVVIAEKYLELAVRALHSAFGLDAPAED encoded by the coding sequence ATGGCCCTCATCGTACAAAAATACGGCGGTACCTCGGTGGGTAGCGTCGAACGGATCCAAGCCGTCGCCGAGAAGGTGGCGCGCTTCCAAGCCGAAGGCAATCAGGTGGTGGTGGTGGTGTCCGCCATGAGCGGTGAAACCAACCGCCTGATCGCGCTGGCGAAAGAGATTGCCGACGAACCGTCTCCGCGTGAAATGGACGTGCTGTTGTCCACCGGCGAGCAGTGCACCATCGCGCTGCTGTGCATGGCGCTGGAGAACATGGGTGTGCCGGCCCGTTCCTACACCGGCGGCCAAGTGCGCATCCTCACTGACCACAGCCACATGAAAGCCCGCATTGAAGCCATCGACGACGCCCGTGTACGCGCCGATCTGGATGCTGGTCGCATTGTGGTGGTGGCTGGCTTCCAAGGTGTCGATCACGACGGCAGCATTACCACCCTTGGCCGCGGCGGCAGTGACACCACCGCAGTGGCGCTAGCGGCGGCGCTGAAAGCCGATGAGTGCCAGATCTATACCGACGTGGACGGTGTTTACACCACCGATCCGCGTGTGGTGCCGCGCGCCCAGCGGCTGGAAAAAGTGACTTTCGAAGAAATGCTCGAACTCGCCAGTCTCGGCTCCAAGGTGCTGCAGATCCGGGCGGTGGAGTTCGCCGGAAAATACAGTGTGCCGCTGCGTGTCCTGCACAGCTTCAAGGACGGCCCCGGCACCCTCATAACCGTCGACGACGAGGTAGATATGGAACAGCCGGTCATCTCCGGGATCGCGTTCAGCCGTGATGAAGCCAAGATCATTGTGCGCGGCGCGCCGGATACCCCGGGCATTGCCTACAAGATCTTGGGCCCGGTGGGCGCTGCCAATATCGAAGTGGACATGATCGTGCAGAACGTTGGCAAAGATGGCGCCGCCGACTTCACCTTCACCGTCAACCGCAACGACGTGAAGCGTGCCCGCCAAGCGCTGGAAGCGGAATCTGCCAACCTCGGCAATCCGGAGCTGATTGCCGACGACAAGATCGCCAAGATCTCTCTGGTCGGAGTCGGCATGCGCTCACACGCTGGTGTGGCCAGCAAAATGTTCGGTGCGCTGGCCGAGGAGGGCATCAACATCGAAATGATCTCCACTTCGGAGATCAAAATTTCGGTGGTGATCGCTGAGAAATACCTGGAACTGGCGGTGCGTGCGCTGCACAGCGCCTTCGGTTTGGACGCGCCGGCAGAGGACTGA
- the csrA gene encoding carbon storage regulator CsrA — protein sequence MLILTRRVGETLMVGDDVTVTVLGVKGNQVRIGVNAPKEVAVHREEIYQRIQHEKAGEGSAV from the coding sequence ATGCTCATTCTTACCCGGCGAGTAGGCGAAACCCTGATGGTTGGCGACGATGTCACCGTGACTGTGCTCGGCGTCAAAGGCAACCAGGTACGCATCGGCGTCAACGCCCCCAAGGAAGTGGCCGTACACCGCGAAGAAATCTACCAGCGCATCCAGCACGAGAAGGCGGGCGAAGGCTCAGCTGTCTGA
- a CDS encoding 3D domain-containing protein — translation MPCPLGACRRRVLLPPGVPVIRALLLGLGLGCAMAAGAGEHQLQVTASAYNSLPGQGQGDVSVGAWGDRLRPGMRAIAVSRDLLDMGLSHRSRVTIDGLPGEYLVLDKMHPRWRKKIDVYHGTDLQAARRWGVRTVTIRWRDAPQNAPRR, via the coding sequence ATGCCCTGTCCGCTCGGTGCCTGCCGCCGGCGTGTGCTGCTGCCCCCTGGTGTGCCGGTGATCCGCGCGCTGCTGCTGGGGCTAGGGCTCGGCTGCGCCATGGCCGCCGGAGCCGGCGAGCACCAGCTACAGGTCACCGCGTCGGCTTACAACTCACTGCCAGGCCAGGGCCAGGGCGATGTCAGCGTGGGGGCCTGGGGCGACCGGCTGCGGCCGGGGATGCGCGCCATTGCCGTGTCCCGCGATCTGCTCGACATGGGCCTGAGCCACCGCAGCCGTGTCACCATTGATGGCTTGCCGGGTGAGTACTTGGTGCTCGACAAAATGCATCCGCGCTGGCGCAAGAAAATCGACGTTTACCACGGCACTGATTTACAGGCCGCCCGTCGCTGGGGAGTGCGTACGGTCACCATCCGCTGGCGTGATGCGCCGCAAAACGCGCCACGGCGCTGA